The window GATAGCTCCGTCCATTTGTGCTGCTCCTGTGATCATGTTCTTTACGTAGTCCGCGTGACCTGGACAGTCAACGTGAGCGTAGTGTCTAGTTTCTGTTTCGTACTCGATGTGAGCTGTATTGATTGTGATTCCTCTTTCTCTCTCTTCTGGTGCAGCATCGATGTTAGCGAAATCTACTTTCTTAGCTAATCCCATATCTGATAATACTTTTGAGATTGCTGCTGTTGTTGTTGTTTTTCCGTGGTCAACGTGTCCGATTGTTCCAATGTTAACGTGCGGTTTGCTTCTTTCAAATTTTTCTTTAGCCATTTGAAATTTCCTCCTATTTTTTACTTTTATATTTTTTATAATTTTTGTTGTGATTCCCAAATTGAGAATCACAACATTATTAAACTTTTACAAGTTGAAGATTTTGACGTGAAAAATAATCTATTATTTTCCTCTCTCTTCTTGGATAGCTTTTTGTACTGATGCTGGAACTTGTGCATACTCTTCAAATTCCATTGAGTAAGTTGCTCTTCCTTGAGATTTAGATCTTAAGTCAGTTGCATATCCGAACATTTCTGATAAAGGTACTTTAGCGTTGATTATCTTCGCTCCGTTTCTATCAGTCATTCCTCCGATCATTCCTCTTCTTGAGTTGATATCTCCTATGATATCTCCCATGTACTCTTCTGGAGTAGTTACTTCTACTTTGAAGATTGGCTCAAGGATGATTGGTTTTGCTTTTTGAGCAGCTTGCTTAAGAGCCATTGATCCAGCTATTTTGAATGCCATCTCTGATGAGTCAACCTCATGGTATGATCCATCATAAAGTGTAACTTTTAAGTCTACCATAGGGTATCCAGCTACAACTCCACCTTCAAGTGCCTCTCTACATCCTTTTTCAACAGCAGGAATATATTCTCTAGGAATTGCTCCTCCTGTGATTTTGTTAACAAATTCGAACTCTTTACCTGGGTTTGGCTCAAGAGTAATCTTAACGTGTCCGAACTGTCCTTTTCCTCCAGATTGCTTAGCGTACTTAACTTCTTGATCTTGCTTCATAGTTATAGTCTCTCTGTAAGCAACTTGTGGTTTTCCAACTGTTGACTCAACTTTGAATTCTCTCTTCATTCTGTCAACGATGATCTCTAAGTGTAATTCTCCCATTCCTGAGATGATTACTTGTCCAGTTTCCTCATCAGTTTTAACTCTGAATGTAGGATCCTCTTCTGCAAGCTTTGATAAAGCTAATCCCATTTTCTCTTGGTCAACTTTTGTCTTAGGCTCAACTGCAACTGAGATTACTGGCTCAGGGAATTCCATTTTCTCTAGAACGATTGGTGCATCCTCAGCACATAGAGTATCTCCTGTAGTTGTATCTTTTAATCCAACTGCAGCTGCGATATCTCCACAGTAAACAACTTCGATTTCCTCTCTTTTGTTTGCGTGCATCTGAAGAATTCTTCCCATTCTCTCTTTTTTACCTTTTGTTGAGTTTAATACATAAGATCCTTTTGTAAGAACCCCTGAGTAAACTCTGAAGAACGTTAATCTTCCAACGAATGGATCTGTCATAACTTTAAATGCTAATGCAGCAAATGGAGATTCGTCTGCAATTTCTCTAGTTATTTCGATTTCGTCGTTCTTAACGTCAGTTCCTTTAATTATTGCTTTATCTGTTGGAGCTGGCATATATGCTATAATAGCATCTAATAATGCTTGAACTCCTTTGTTTTTGAATGCTGTTCCACAAGTAACTGGTACAATTGCATTTGCTAATGTTGCAGCTCTTAAGGCAGTGTTAATTTCAGCTTCAGAAATTTCTTCTCCTCCGAAGAACTTCTCCATTAACTCATCAGAAGTTTCTACTACTGATTCGATCATGAAGTTTCTAGCTTCTTCAGCAGCGTCTACTAACTCAGCTCTGATATCTCTAACTTCAAAATTCTGTCCATTGTCAGAATCTTTTGGCCATACGATTTCTTTCATTATTAATAGATCGATAACTCCTTCGAAGTCATCCTCAGCACCGATTGGTAATTGAATAGGTACTGGATTAGATCCTAACTTTTCTCTAATGTCATTTACACACATATCGAAGTCTGCTCCGATTCTGTCCATTTTATTAAAGAAAGCTATTCTTGGTACACCGTATTTATCAGCTTGTCTCCAAACTGTTTCTGACTGTGGTTGTACTCCGTCAACTGCTGAGAATACAGCAACTGCACCATCAAGTACTCTTAGAGATCTTTCAACCTCAACTGTAAAGTCCACGTGTCCTGGTGTGTCTATTATATTTATTCTGTGATTTTTCCAGAAACATGTTGTAGCAGCAGAAGTAATTGTGATACCTCTTTCTTGCTCTTGCTCCATCCAGTCCATTGTAGCGGCACCTTCGTGAACCTCTCCAATTTTATGAGCTACTCCAGTATAGAATAATATTCTCTCTGTTGTAGTTGTCTTTCCTGCGTCGATGTGAGCCATGATACCAATGTTTCTAGTCATTTCTAAAGAAACGCTTCTAGCCATTTTGTTATCCTCCTAAAATTTAAATTACAACTGAAATTAGAACTTGTAGTGTGCGAATGCTCTGTTAGCCTCTGCCATTTTGTAAGTATCTTCTTTCTTCTTAATAGTAGCTCCTTCGTTGTTTGCTGCTGCTATTAATTCTGCTGCTAACTTATCAATCATACCATACTCTTTTCTTTGTCTAGTATAAGTAGTTAACCATCTGATTGCAAGAGTTTGTTGTCTCTCAGGTCTTACTTCTACTGGAACTTGATAAGTAGCTCCTCCGATTCTTCTTGATCTAACTTCGATCTGAGGTTTAATGTTCTCTAATGCTTGCTTAAATACATCGTACCCCTCTTGACCAGTTTTTTCTTTTATTAAATCCATTGCAGAATAGAATATTCCTTCAATGATTGATTTTTTTCCATCTAACATGAAAGAGTTGATAACTTTAGTTACAACCTTATCAGAATATCTTGAATCAGGTAATACATCTCTTTTTACTGCTGCTCTT is drawn from Candidatus Cetobacterium colombiensis and contains these coding sequences:
- a CDS encoding GTP-binding protein is translated as MAKEKFERSKPHVNIGTIGHVDHGKTTTTAAISKVLSDMGLAKKVDFANIDAAPEERERGITINTAHIEYETETRHYAHVDCPGHADYVKNMITGAAQMDGAI
- the fusA gene encoding elongation factor G, with translation MARSVSLEMTRNIGIMAHIDAGKTTTTERILFYTGVAHKIGEVHEGAATMDWMEQEQERGITITSAATTCFWKNHRINIIDTPGHVDFTVEVERSLRVLDGAVAVFSAVDGVQPQSETVWRQADKYGVPRIAFFNKMDRIGADFDMCVNDIREKLGSNPVPIQLPIGAEDDFEGVIDLLIMKEIVWPKDSDNGQNFEVRDIRAELVDAAEEARNFMIESVVETSDELMEKFFGGEEISEAEINTALRAATLANAIVPVTCGTAFKNKGVQALLDAIIAYMPAPTDKAIIKGTDVKNDEIEITREIADESPFAALAFKVMTDPFVGRLTFFRVYSGVLTKGSYVLNSTKGKKERMGRILQMHANKREEIEVVYCGDIAAAVGLKDTTTGDTLCAEDAPIVLEKMEFPEPVISVAVEPKTKVDQEKMGLALSKLAEEDPTFRVKTDEETGQVIISGMGELHLEIIVDRMKREFKVESTVGKPQVAYRETITMKQDQEVKYAKQSGGKGQFGHVKITLEPNPGKEFEFVNKITGGAIPREYIPAVEKGCREALEGGVVAGYPMVDLKVTLYDGSYHEVDSSEMAFKIAGSMALKQAAQKAKPIILEPIFKVEVTTPEEYMGDIIGDINSRRGMIGGMTDRNGAKIINAKVPLSEMFGYATDLRSKSQGRATYSMEFEEYAQVPASVQKAIQEERGK
- the rpsG gene encoding 30S ribosomal protein S7; protein product: MSRRRAAVKRDVLPDSRYSDKVVTKVINSFMLDGKKSIIEGIFYSAMDLIKEKTGQEGYDVFKQALENIKPQIEVRSRRIGGATYQVPVEVRPERQQTLAIRWLTTYTRQRKEYGMIDKLAAELIAAANNEGATIKKKEDTYKMAEANRAFAHYKF